GCTTGAAAGATTTACCCCTGGAGATCTCTATGTGAAACAGATAAACACAGTTAGCGACCAGCTGAACCAATGAGGCGCCGGCTGCGTGGAAGGAAGGATGTTACTCTTGTTGATAGGCAACTTGCTACTGTCTGAAGCAATTTTTCTCTGTGAATGTTTGTTTTAAGATGACGACAGTAAATGTGTctaatacccctttcatactgcaaACCtggagccgggtttttgccgggtctgctgacccaggaattagacccgggaattaccccaccagaAGTCGCCCCCACTActaatggtgagacccgggttgaaaaacatAATGTGaaagtttgaataaaaaaaaacatcacaagggcagccaatcagagctcctcttgtgatgttgccatggagacccgtgtagacccgtgttcagtatgaacaggatCTACCTAGGTATTTGACAGGTAAGAGCCTCTGCCACCCAGGCAATATCCCTGGTTCATATACCCGGAATATTGtcgggcggcagtatgaaagcgatATAACAGACATATGACCATGTGACCATACCATTGTAAAAAATATTGTGTTCCTGGTCACAGCATCTGTTACAAACATAAATATTTGGTTCCATTTGATATATTTTGCCCAATTCTTGTTCGGACGCAACCTGTACTTAACTTGCGTTTAATAAAGGGCACAGAACTTGAGTTAAAATTCAAGCAAATCTCaaaatacgtttccatttgaatctggatgcaaatatgctctgcctaaatgttacctgctgtatgttaacagacagaaaggACTGTAGTATaggcacaagcatatgtgcaatttaAGGTcatatcagaatgcatgcaaaaacaTTTCTTTTGTAAAATAATTGAACAACCCTATAcggtataatcattaataaaaaatatggattgttaaaataatatatatttttttacattaaaagaatttaagcttacttaaaatatttagaatgtaagctctctaatgagcagggtccttcataccctttgttttcatgtctgcgtttattttgtctgtttTGAATTtccctgtttttatgtatgtctaTATTTCCCTATACATAggcttgtaaaataaaaaaagtaatatgtaataaaattatttatttataaaaagcatTGACACAAAAATAATCAAATgcaacaaacattttaaaatatgtaattattgAACTGTAATAAAAAGAACATAATTTAATTGACCAAAATGCAGCACTTAATACAGAAAAAGTCTCTATAATGCAACTTTCTGTCCCATGTAAtctctattaggaacatttccaATCCCAACTTCAAATTGCAGGAGTAAAAGAGTCACAGTCCATGCATAATGGGTTTAAGTCACTAATACATCTAGTAATAGGGCTAGAGGTGGAACTAGCTAGCTGCGGGTTCCAGTGTGGGgaaggcggggaggagggaaatGGAGCCCCGAGCCctttgcatctgccatgcagcaccaatggtagttccaccgcTGAATAGGGCAACATAACTTCTGAAGCCAGTAGGGCAACATGACTTCTCAAGGCAGTATTCGGTGAATAAACAACAAGTAATAGCAATAGAACCATGTGGTCTCAAACaggtaaaaatattattaaaaagcaaATAAGCACTTTACTCTCTCTCTGCTCTTTTGCAGATTCCAGTTGAAATTGCCATATAATTAGCTCATCAGTCAGTAGATGCTTTAGTACATGTCAGCATAAATCTTCTTTGATGTTTAATTCTCTAACGCAATTCATTACAAACATGTGACTTCTTCACTATAGTTTGAGTTGTGCATAGCTAACCCAGATGTATGCCTAGCAAAAGTACTTCTCTTTTTGAGCTGGCCACATCTTGCAATGATTTGACCTAATATACATAGGTTGTTCCCAATTGGAAAGCGGTTTAGGGaatatgttggctctatataaatagatgattatgatgaagcATGATTTTATTGTGTGCGTCCTTTCTTCTGCACATTCTATGCCCAAATATGTCCAACCATAAACATCCCTCTTTTTGTCTTCGACAGACTCAGACTGGCCATTTAATTTACCGTAGAATTCTTTATAGTTTACGTTATTGTGTACAGTGGCTATAagaattattgccccactggcattttccccatttttattttgttacatcatggaatcaaatTAGATTGACTCTAATTACCTACAAATAAAACACAGGCAATAACTGATGACATATGCAATATCTCTAGAGTTACATGAGATTGGATGGAGACAGTTGGTTCACAGTAATTTTCAAATTATTCCACAGATTATTGAAGGGATTGAGGTCTACCTTAGATTAGGCTTCTCCaggacattgttttttttttagtatttaagCCATCCCAAAGTGTCCTTTGCTGTATGCTTCTGGCCATTGTTTTGATGTAATATAAATCTTCTCCCAAGTCCTTGTTATCTTACAGATTACAGCCAGGTTTCCTCCAAAATGTGCCTATATCTTGCTCAATCCATTTTTCCTTTCACAGAGGTGAAGTGTAGCCACTGCACTGTTAACAAATGACACTGGCTTCAATGAgacatgtttttattgtataactTTGACTAAAAGCAAACTATTGATTGATTGCTTTTGTAcccaaatgcaattttatttaatgAGCCCTATAGTGTTCTTGAGTTGATATGCGACATTGGGCTAGAGACAAAAAGAGTACCTGTTGAGCTCAAAAGTTAAATCTTGGCCTCACCAGATTATACAATCGTCCTCTACTTATTATGTGGTTCTCTTGTATGTTTTTCTAGTCTAACTCTTGAGTTTTCTTCAGAAAATGATTTTTTATTGCTGCGCTCTCAAAAAATGATTTATGAAGTGCCTCTGGGCTATTGTCCCACAGACAGTGTTGTCTGTAGTATTGAATAagagtttgaggagacaggaATACAGCACACAGTGTACACCGCTCCAGTCGAACAGCCTTAGTTAGCAGCACTAAGTCTGGTTGAAGTTTCACAAAGATATCAGTAACAATGATGGATTCAATTGTCTGCGATGTTCCTAAGAACTGGTGTGCTtttttacagttattacggtaaaaaataacgctcatttttgcttgcacctctatggggcgtgagcaaaaatgagcattacTTCTGTAAAAAATAATCTGCGCAAGGTGTCTCGCGGCCATCTGAAGGCACATTGCGCTGattttgcatataatttttacatttgtgcATAGCAAACAATGGCATTGCTTATTTTACTTTGCATCATTGCCAtcgtcagcagcagcagcaatggaGGCAGCGTATTTACAGGCCATGTGTAAACCTCTTTGGAATGCCTGAGTTATAGATCAGATGTCGGTTCAGGCTCCCACCTGATGTCATCATGGAAACTATGAAGATTATGCAGGGTGACCTTGGGCCTATGATCGGCATCCTCATAGCAATACCACCAGAAATTGTTTGCAGGGTTTCATTTCTGGGTCAATCCAGACCACAGTAGCTGTGGCAACAGGAAAGTCCAATACtgctttaaaaatgaaaacagtgTTCATTTTCTAATGTAGATCCTTTATTTCACATATAAAGCAATACAGTTCAGATATTTgaaagtgtctttattaatatatgattGAACCACGCATTAGTTATGCTTTCTAAAATGTGTTTCTTCTATTTGCAGGATACAGCGCCTACTCTCTCCAAACATATCTCCTCACTATTCTCTTACATCCAGCCACAGAACCTGGAGTGCACCTTGAAATGCATGAAGGAAACAAGTAGGCGTATTTGcataagcaaataaaataaatgatggcaCAATTTGTTTGagttcaaataataataataataataataataataataataataataataataataataataatacctaggGAACATTTGTTAGACTTAGTCTGATTAGATATTTAATATATAGGGGGCagctatgtaaaataaaatttcagATTTACCTTCCCCAACACTGCAAAAAACATAAAGCATGCAGAAAAACTACATTGAAAACATATATTGAGGAAAGgatatgtaaataattatatatagtcTCCAGTCAGGGAATTGCCAATCGCAAGTaatgtacaaaagaaaaaaatgaggggggataGCACAATCTACATCAATTCAAGTCATTGTacattatttatttgtgttatgatcccctcaatgtacagtgctgtggagcatgttgtcactttataaataaaggataacaatactaataatactaataataatctgatatgttaatataaaaaaGGAAAGTTCAAtgcaaatttaatatatatatattctgaaattattttattgagatttaGCACTGGTATATTATGATTTCTTATACTGTATTTCTCAATTTCATTTTCTTCCCAGGCTTATTTCTTTTTGTGAGCTGTGATGAATATTACTCCCTGGTAGTCACTAAGATCACTCACTGCCTTTCTTTTGAGAACATCACAGTGATCAATAATAAACCCTTCCCCGGTGAGAACTTTTCTGGCATAGTTCTCATCATATTTGAAATAATGGAACCTGTCCTGGCCAATCATGAAATAAGTTGCGTTTAAAACTCCAAATAATATCAGTTGTCCTCCAGGTTTTAGCAACTTTGTGATTTTCTTCAGATATCTGATGTAATCATCTTGGTCTTTGCTGATGAGTTCCAGGAGCCACGCACTGATTACACAGTCGGCTTGTGGTAGCACCACCGGGTCTGTGAGATTTTCCTTTTCAATATCACATTTCACAATCTGTTTTATTGCTGTCTTCAACTTTATTTCTTTGTCCTCACATTGATCACtgaaaaatacaaacattatTAGGGTAATTTCCAAACATACAAAAGTGCAGATTCCACAGAGCAAATTCCATTTGCACCTGCAGTGGGCATTGTGGAAATGGAAGCATCTGTGGGAGTCTAACATTTGACATCTCCTGATCGGAGAAGTTGGGTGTTTGGGGCATTCCTTGCTGAGTGCATGAATGCACCTAGTTATGTACCCAAATgcaaa
Above is a genomic segment from Mixophyes fleayi isolate aMixFle1 chromosome 11, aMixFle1.hap1, whole genome shotgun sequence containing:
- the LOC142107797 gene encoding nicotinamide N-methyltransferase-like, producing MDCRSHKFYHVDGFDSRRCLETYFSDNPEMVFGDESLKFPIEKLHHIFNAGDIKGDILIDISSFSITHHLYSACDFFKDIYLLKFKEKCVMEMNRWLNTRTGAFDWNHALTHFTKLEGNSDQCEDKEIKLKTAIKQIVKCDIEKENLTDPVVLPQADCVISAWLLELISKDQDDYIRYLKKITKLLKPGGQLILFGVLNATYFMIGQDRFHYFKYDENYARKVLTGEGFIIDHCDVLKRKAVSDLSDYQGVIFITAHKKK